A portion of the Cryptomeria japonica chromosome 5, Sugi_1.0, whole genome shotgun sequence genome contains these proteins:
- the LOC131876166 gene encoding uncharacterized protein LOC131876166: MVQETVVAKCELEFPLGKRDAEVVERLGIQGLSLASACVKLGKHLRQRVQRSGFWQPPPIGVLKINTDGSSRGNLGPAGIGGIGRDYLGSVVFLFSIYEGVHTINLMEGLAILCALEKAYDLGWRRVVCESDSQVLINLLIKQKVEDVSWQLAGVVQQILQVSSLMELVTFIHIPREWNRAADCLAKWASEYAEGWRIEEWEMVSPALRPDFERILAEDREGEGDG; the protein is encoded by the coding sequence ATGGTTCAGGAGACGGTGGTGGCTAAGTGTGAGTTGGAATTCCCCTTGGGGAAAAGGGATGCTGAAGTGGTGGAGAGATTGGGGATTCAGGGGCTGTCCTTGGCCTCGGCATGTGTAAAGCTTGGTAAGCATTTGAGGCAGAGAGTTCAAAGGTCTGGATTTTGGCAGCCTCCCCCAATTGGGGTTCTAAAAATCAATACTGATGGTTCCTCCAGAGGCAATCTGGGGCCGGCTGGTATTGGGGGGATTGGTAGGGACTATTTGGGTTCGGTGGTTTTCCTTTTTTCGATCTATGAGGGTGTTCATACTATCAACCTTATGGAAGGGTTGGCAATTCTTTGTGCTCTTGAGAAAGCTTATGATTTGGGATGGAGAAGGGTTGTTTGTGAGTCTGATTCCCAGGTTTTGATCAATTTACTTATTAAGCAGAAAGTGGAGGATGTCAGTTGGCAGTTGGCTGGGGTGGTGCAACAGATTTTGCAGGTTAGTTCATTAATGGAGTTGGTGACTTTCATTCATATTCCAAGGGAGTGGAATAGGGCTGCTGATTGCTTGGCGAAATGGGCGTCAGAGTATGCTGAGGGATGGAGAATTGAGGAGTGGGAAATGGTCTCTCCGGCGCTTCGTCCTGATTTTGAGAGAATTCTTGCTGAGGATAGGGAGGGAGAAGGTGATGGTTGA